The Pocillopora verrucosa isolate sample1 chromosome 14, ASM3666991v2, whole genome shotgun sequence genome has a segment encoding these proteins:
- the LOC131795149 gene encoding QRFP-like peptide receptor: protein MNNSSLPNVDQGSCWLFSSTFFTTLLVVVSLAAFVGNILVVIAVFKTPILRTSTNFYYVNMAVSDFLGALFTWPVYLTHEIITSKGSLLHGTLASAGCKTGAYIRLLSYLVSILSMVLIAVERYIAIVHPLKVILLTRKKRAALIFAAWLIPITYSVPHIFYFEVEEVDQIAFCRFSWNPLAIMIFYATTFIVFFVVPLTSITVHYTVIVRALKRAIPSDDANQKSFQKKRYMHSQNIMRLYKSIVTVFVGCYLLYTVFLIIKATVPKLFLKDECKWMLGIFYFMLPLLSSTVNPFILFLFSTNFRQALQTLCPFSCPKFCIKVRRGTVRSYRVSFSPKEATGTT, encoded by the coding sequence ATGAACAACTCCAGTCTTCCAAATGTCGACCAGGGATCGTGCTGGCTCTTTTCTTCTACATTCTTCACAACGCTTTTGGTTGTAGTAAGCTTAGCAGCTTTCGTTGGCAACATTCTTGTCGTTATCGCGGTGTTCAAGACGCCAATTCTTAGGACAAGTACTAACTTCTATTATGTCAACATGGCCGTTTCTGATTTTCTGGGCGCTCTCTTCACCTGGCCAGTGTATCTTACTCACGAAATCATAACAAGCAAGGGGAGCCTACTCCACGGTACTCTGGCTTCAGCTGGGTGCAAAACGGGCGCCTACATAAGACTCCTGTCATACTTGGTGTCTATTCTAAGCATGGTTTTAATCGCGGTGGAGAGGTACATCGCGATAGTGCATCCCTTAAAAGTGATCCTACTAACACGAAAAAAAAGAGCAGCCTTAATATTTGCAGCATGGTTGATACCGATAACGTATTCCGTGCCTCACatcttttattttgaggtaGAAGAGGTTGATCAGATAGCCTTCTGTAGATTTTCATGGAATCCTTTAGCGATTATGATATTTTATGCTACTACCTTTATCGTGTTTTTTGTTGTACCGTTAACATCGATCACTGTTCATTACACTGTTATTGTGCGCGCTCTGAAAAGAGCCATACCAAGCGATGATGCAAACCAAAAGAGTTTCCAAAAGAAGAGATACATGCACAGCCAAAACATAATGAGGTTATATAAGTCAATCGTGACAGTATTTGTCGGTTGTTATTTACTTTATACCGTGTTCTTGATCATAAAAGCTACCGTCCCTAAGCTTTTTCTCAAAGACGAGTGTAAGTGGATGCTGGGTATTTTCTACTTCATGCTTCCGTTGCTCAGTTCAACGGTCAACccgtttattttgtttctattCAGTACTAATTTCCGTCAAGCTTTACAGACATTGTGTCCGTTTTCTTGTCCAAAATTCTGCATAAAAGTGAGAAGAGGGACGGTACGAAGTTACAGAGTAAGTTTTTCTCCTAAGGAAGCCACCGGAACAACATGA